One genomic region from Homalodisca vitripennis isolate AUS2020 chromosome 6, UT_GWSS_2.1, whole genome shotgun sequence encodes:
- the LOC124364325 gene encoding putative defense protein isoform X2 gives MQSFYSLIKYTQAMISSKAAALCFLTVLLITVQGRPDGAPSDACETMDPSHGGSPQTGPMPYTLQLDSHKINSGGRVHFTIRAQPPNTFAGFMVQARNDKGRPVGVFTQSDNVKPTECFGVPANTATHVNHQPKTEVTMSWSADPGYTGDVIFHATVAKSMKEYWVRQRARPLAVVRT, from the exons ATGCAGTCATTTTATTCTCTCATCAAATATACACAAGCCATGATCTCGTCTAAAG CGGCTGCTCTGTGTTTCCTGACGGTTCTACTGATTACCGTTCAAGGAAGGCCGGATGGTGCCCCCTCAGACGCCTGTGAGACAATGGACCCCAGCCATGGGGGTTCACCCCAGACCGGTCCCATGCCCTACACTCTGCAGCTGGACAGCCACAAGATCAACAGTGGGGGTAGAGTTCACTTCACCATTAGAGCCCAGCCCCCTAACACGTTTGCCGGGTTCATGGTGCAGGCGAGGAACGACAAGGGTAGGCCGGTGGGAGTGTTCACTCAGAGTGACAATGTCAAGCCTACGGAGTGTTTTGGTGTGCCCGCT AACACCGCTACACACGTGAACCACCAGCCGAAGACTGAGGTAACCATGAGCTGGAGTGCGGATCCAGGATACACAGGAGACGTCATATTCCA CGCTACGGTCGCCAAGTCAATGAAAGAATACTGGGTAAGACAGAGGGCAAGACCTCTAGCAGTCGTCAGAACATAG
- the LOC124364325 gene encoding putative defense protein isoform X1: MQSFYSLIKYTQAMISSKVVIRAAALCFLTVLLITVQGRPDGAPSDACETMDPSHGGSPQTGPMPYTLQLDSHKINSGGRVHFTIRAQPPNTFAGFMVQARNDKGRPVGVFTQSDNVKPTECFGVPANTATHVNHQPKTEVTMSWSADPGYTGDVIFHATVAKSMKEYWVRQRARPLAVVRT, translated from the exons ATGCAGTCATTTTATTCTCTCATCAAATATACACAAGCCATGATCTCGTCTAAAG TTGTGATTCGAGCGGCTGCTCTGTGTTTCCTGACGGTTCTACTGATTACCGTTCAAGGAAGGCCGGATGGTGCCCCCTCAGACGCCTGTGAGACAATGGACCCCAGCCATGGGGGTTCACCCCAGACCGGTCCCATGCCCTACACTCTGCAGCTGGACAGCCACAAGATCAACAGTGGGGGTAGAGTTCACTTCACCATTAGAGCCCAGCCCCCTAACACGTTTGCCGGGTTCATGGTGCAGGCGAGGAACGACAAGGGTAGGCCGGTGGGAGTGTTCACTCAGAGTGACAATGTCAAGCCTACGGAGTGTTTTGGTGTGCCCGCT AACACCGCTACACACGTGAACCACCAGCCGAAGACTGAGGTAACCATGAGCTGGAGTGCGGATCCAGGATACACAGGAGACGTCATATTCCA CGCTACGGTCGCCAAGTCAATGAAAGAATACTGGGTAAGACAGAGGGCAAGACCTCTAGCAGTCGTCAGAACATAG